From Anastrepha obliqua isolate idAnaObli1 chromosome 3, idAnaObli1_1.0, whole genome shotgun sequence:
TAAAtcgaagaaagaaaataattgggCCAATAAATTCGCCCAATATAGTGAAGACAGGGAAAAAGTGAcactttgaatttaaattagttGTTCTGGAGACAACGCAAATAGTGATAATTGAGTGAAATTAGCCACCGCAGTCACAAGGAAGGAAGCAGCACTGCAGTAGCAGAGGCAGCGGAAGGCGAAGAAACACCCGTCTGCAGCTATTGTAAGCAGCGTCAGCGTCAGCGTCGCGGCTGAGGCAGTTCAGCGCCCCAACCCCgaccccgaccccgaaaacttaAATGTGAAAAGATGGCGACGAGTCGTACTAGTCGCATACAACAAACGAAGAATATAAATTCTTTCTTCTCCAAAATACAAGGCGCCTTCTCGGAGGCGTGCACACAGCAACGATTATCAACTGATAAGAAAACACTGGAGAAAACATGGAAGTTAATGGACAAAGTTGTAAAGCTGTGCCAGCAAcccaaaatgaatttaaaaaatagtccaCCTTTCATATTGGACATACTGCCGGACACGTATCAGCGATTGCGTCTAATTTACTCGAAGAATGAGGATCAGATGCATGTTTTACATGCCAACGAGCACTTCAATGTCTTCATTAACAACCTGATGCGCAAGTGCAAACAAGCCATTAAATTGTTCAAGGAAGGAAAGGAGAAAATGTTTGACGAAAACTCACACTATAGAAGAAATTTGACTAAGCTTAGTTTAGTTTTTTCACATATGCTCAGCGAACTGAAAGCAATTTTTCCTAATGGAGTATTTGccggtgatcaatttagaattACGAAAGCAGATGCTGCCGATTTTTGGAAACTTAATTTTGGGAACAGGTAAATAAAGCAAATCGTGGAATTATGAAAACAAAGGGAGTTTTATGAcaagttttttgtaaatatggaTAAATGTTGTGATAGCGATTGTGAAACGTCATAAGtgcaacaaatatttgtttataatttctaacaaaattatatattttaagcaGCCTTTTTAAATTCGAAGAGGTAgtgtaaaatgtaaatatacgcccacaaaaaatagaaagtatttttttacagCAATCGGGCTATGAAAATCATACGAGTAAACttcacatcaagacgcacacaagaATTGATAGTAGAAGATCGGTTTTAATATCATGTACCTATACACTACACTATTATTATGACTTCTAAAGACCTATataacacatggactgaaaagtcctGTGCCTACCACATAGATggcacctctttttcagttagtactaaacttaaaaaaacagctgttaaaatttcattatattttcttcattagttcgtgagttatgtcttgtgctaagagtgacgctacttctgttattttcaaaacaattttttacactGCTCCTTtatggggaaaaataccgttcaagcgacgCAAaggcgtccaaatgaggcggtagcagcagaaaacataaaaaaagttcaCAAAATCGTTCTgagtgatcgaaaagtgaagtcgcatgagttagctgacatcgtaaagatatcaaaaaacgTATTGGCTTTATagtgcatgagcatttgactatgaggaagctctgttcaaagtgggtgccgcgtttgctcaatattgaccaaaaacaagaaacgAGTTGATGAATGACGtgaatggcaaaactacatgaattgaagtttgaattgctcccacatccaccgtattttccAGATATGGCTCCCAGCGAGTACTGGCTGTTCTGCAGGCATAAGAAATggtcgccggtaagaaatttcgctcgaatgaagacataatcgctgaaactgaggcctattttaaagcaaaataaaaatcgttCAACAAAAGTGATATTGAAATGGTAAAGCGACGCttgaatgattgcgttgttcttggtggaaattacgttgatgaataaaactaatttttaacaaacaaaaacgtgttttctatGTTAGGCTCGGGACTTTTCAGACTATGTGTTAGCTTATTAAAGGCATCCAACAAGAATATTAATGCCAGATATGTACTCTAGTCGCATTAATAccgttgttttgttttgaataatttgtttgtaaaaaccAATTTAATGAACTTAGCTTCAACACTTCGAGAtatatgcttttttttaatttatatgtgatgtttttttttcagtacttTGGTCCCATGGAAAATCTTCCGGCAGGAGTTGAACAAAGTACATCCAATATCATCTGGTCTAGAAGCGATGGCGCTAAAAACAACCATAGATCTAACTTGCAACgattatatttcaaattttgaatttgacgtTTTTACCCGACTTTTCCAACCATGGGTAACCCTCCTGCGCAATTGGCAAATATTAGCAGTCACACATCCTGGATACGTTGCCTTCCTGACTTACGACGAAGTTAAGGCGCGATTGCAGCGATACATTCACAAGGCTGGAAGCTATGTGTTCAGGTTTGCAATCAATATTATACAAACACAAATATGGTAATACATATTAATACGATAAAACAAATCTTTACACAGGTTATCATGCACGCGACTTGGTCAGTGGGCGATAGGGTATGTTACCGCAGATGGAGAAATTTTGCAGACCATACCCCAAAACAAATCCCTGTGTCAAGCGTTGCTGGATGGCCATAGGTAAATGATcttctttttcaataaaaattcatttaattaatttaaaatgtgcTATAGGGAGGGCTTTTATTTGTATCCGGATGGTCAAGCTTGTAATCCTGATCTATCATCAGCAGTGCAGAGTCCTACGGAAGATCACATTACAGTTACACAAGAACAATATGAACTATACTGCGAGATGGGTATGTAGGAGAATAACAGCATTAAGAACAGAATCGCGACTAAAGTGATATTATTGTAATACTTTGTAGGTAGTACATTTCAGTTGTGTAAAATTTGTGCAGAAAATGATAAAGATATACGCATTGAGCCCTGCGGGCATCTGCTATGTACACCGTGCCTCACATCCTGGCAAGTGGATTCAGAGGGACAGgtaggagaatattttatattgtatttctatgtacttatataaactCCAACaaaacagtgttttttttttcaatttcaaattaatttaacttatgagtaattaaaatgttacggccgccgtagccgaataggttggggcgtgactattattcggaattcggagagaacgtaggttcgaatctcggtgaaaggccaaaatgaagaaaacgttttttctaatagcggccgccccttggcaggcaatggcaaacctctgagtgtatttctgccatgaaaaaactccttataaaaaatatccgccgttcggaatcggcttaaaactataggtccctccatttgtgggacaaaatctagacgcacaccacaaataggaggaggaggagctcggccaaacacgtaacaaaagtgtacgcgctaattatatatgtatcgttcccacaacagtcggttctatctaactggaacgacccggatttatatccggccaaggattgccacctcagcgttcccacgacagtcggttctacgtaatcggaacgacccggatttatatccggccaaggactgtcacctcagcagaactcctcgtatatgcacggggaatgtatgtgc
This genomic window contains:
- the LOC129240677 gene encoding E3 ubiquitin-protein ligase CBL isoform X2; the protein is MATSRTSRIQQTKNINSFFSKIQGAFSEACTQQRLSTDKKTLEKTWKLMDKVVKLCQQPKMNLKNSPPFILDILPDTYQRLRLIYSKNEDQMHVLHANEHFNVFINNLMRKCKQAIKLFKEGKEKMFDENSHYRRNLTKLSLVFSHMLSELKAIFPNGVFAGDQFRITKADAADFWKLNFGNSTLVPWKIFRQELNKVHPISSGLEAMALKTTIDLTCNDYISNFEFDVFTRLFQPWVTLLRNWQILAVTHPGYVAFLTYDEVKARLQRYIHKAGSYVFRLSCTRLGQWAIGYVTADGEILQTIPQNKSLCQALLDGHREGFYLYPDGQACNPDLSSAVQSPTEDHITVTQEQYELYCEMGSTFQLCKICAENDKDIRIEPCGHLLCTPCLTSWQVDSEGQGCPFCRAEIKGTEQIVVDAFDPRKQHNRNSTNGRHQNTDDDDTEVIENSNVKGLAPTPSSLASYDICNPYITKLLTDLPTGF
- the LOC129240677 gene encoding E3 ubiquitin-protein ligase CBL isoform X3; protein product: MATSRTSRIQQTKNINSFFSKIQGAFSEACTQQRLSTDKKTLEKTWKLMDKVVKLCQQPKMNLKNSPPFILDILPDTYQRLRLIYSKNEDQMHVLHANEHFNVFINNLMRKCKQAIKLFKEGKEKMFDENSHYRRNLTKLSLVFSHMLSELKAIFPNGVFAGDQFRITKADAADFWKLNFGNSTLVPWKIFRQELNKVHPISSGLEAMALKTTIDLTCNDYISNFEFDVFTRLFQPWVTLLRNWQILAVTHPGYVAFLTYDEVKARLQRYIHKAGSYVFRLSCTRLGQWAIGYVTADGEILQTIPQNKSLCQALLDGHREGFYLYPDGQACNPDLSSAVQSPTEDHITVTQEQYELYCEMGSTFQLCKICAENDKDIRIEPCGHLLCTPCLTSWQVDSEGQGCPFCRAEIKGTEQIVVDAFDPRKQHNRNSTNGRHQNTDDDDTEKMVPTQQLRCSLKRFWSKKGNESV
- the LOC129240677 gene encoding E3 ubiquitin-protein ligase CBL isoform X4, with translation MATSRTSRIQQTKNINSFFSKIQGAFSEACTQQRLSTDKKTLEKTWKLMDKVVKLCQQPKMNLKNSPPFILDILPDTYQRLRLIYSKNEDQMHVLHANEHFNVFINNLMRKCKQAIKLFKEGKEKMFDENSHYRRNLTKLSLVFSHMLSELKAIFPNGVFAGDQFRITKADAADFWKLNFGNSTLVPWKIFRQELNKVHPISSGLEAMALKTTIDLTCNDYISNFEFDVFTRLFQPWVTLLRNWQILAVTHPGYVAFLTYDEVKARLQRYIHKAGSYVFRLSCTRLGQWAIGYVTADGEILQTIPQNKSLCQALLDGHREGFYLYPDGQACNPDLSSAVQSPTEDHITVTQEQYELYCEMGSTFQLCKICAENDKDIRIEPCGHLLCTPCLTSWQVDSEGQGCPFCRAEIKGTEQIVVDAFDPRKQHNRNSTNGRHQNTDDDDTEV